Part of the Bdellovibrionales bacterium genome is shown below.
TCCCTGTGCATTTGCAGCTAGCGAAAATAGAACTGCAGACAAAATTGTAGTGATCATGACACTCCCTCTTTATTTAAAGATTTAGCGGGAACCTAAGCCAGTGAGTGATTTATGACAACAGACGGTAAGACTGTGGAATTTTTTATGAAAATGTGGAAAAAAATTTCAAAAGGACGCTTTGATCTGCCTCTCATTGCTGCGACCTGCTACCTCCACACTCAATATACAAAGGGAAAGAAAAGAGGGTCTCGTGGGGTCTTTTAAACACTTACGCATCTTTATACTGATGCTGGCGCTTTCGCTAGGTTCATTGGCAACGGCGCAAGCCAATATCTGTTTAGACTTATTTGCCCATTCAAGATGGGTCTCCAACAAGTCCTCGCACGCGTTCCTCAGAGTTGAATATCCGACCTACAGCGCGCCCGAGCGGGCTCAACAGGTTTTTGATAACTACAATGACTCTCTTCAGTTGGTGGGCCAACTTGGGGCGACTTCGGATTCCCCCGCATTGACCATCGTTATTCCAGCTTACAAGGAAGCGGCTCGTTTACCTCGAAGTGTCCAGCGGATTAAAGATTTTTTTGAGGTATTTCCATTTCCCGTGGAAGTTATGATTCGTATCGAAAAATCGCCTGACAACACGGTTGAGGTGACCCAGCAAGCGGTGGGGCAAAGTCCAATTTTTAAAGTCTTTCCCCATCCTGTCCAGCGCGGGAAGGGATATGCCGTGAAGCAAGGAATGCTCGAAGCGAACGGCGCCTACATTCTTTTTATGGATGCCGATCTTTCTACGCCACTTCCTGAAGTCTTTAATATCTTAGCCAGCGCCTACAAGAACCAAAATGTGGATGTTTTTATCGGTGATCGACACCATAAGGAGAGTGATGTCACTCAAAAACAGTCGTTTCGCCGGCAAGTGATTGGCTCCGTATTTCGTTTTATAACGACCACCACACTATCTACAGTGGGTCTTAAAGGGATTTGCGATACTCAGTGCGGATTTAAGATGTTCTCGGCTCCGGCGGCGCAAAAAGTTTTTAATCTGATCGAAACCAACGGGTTTGCCTTCGATGTGGAAGCGCTGATGTTGTCCTCACGACTTGGCTTCGAAGTGATGCCCATTCCCATCCAGTGGGTGGACGACGCCCGCTCGACGGTCAATCCCATCGTCGACGCCCCGAAAATGTTGATAGATACAATTAAAATGCATCGAAGAATTCGCAATCGAACTTTTGAAGGAAATGAAAATGAATAAAATAATTCTCGGTCTGGTATTGCTCGTCGGCGCTTCCGGCGATGTCGTCGCTAAAGAAAGCGAAGCGTTTGTGAATAAAGTGAGTGAAGCTCATGCGCTAACGCCCACGCAAACGCAGTCGCTAAAGGTGATCATCACCACAGAGCCCTCCCTCACCCGAAATATTGGGACCGAGGATCTCGAGGCGGTCCAAGGGACTAATAACTCTTGGCATCCTGTCAGTCGAGCGACCTGTATCGAAAAAGTGATCAAAACGGGAATCGTTCAGCAGAATCCCGAATTCGAGAAAATTTGCAAGCGCAAGTGGATGTCTCCGGTGCCGGGGTCTGATGGCAAAATCTCTTCTGCAAAGGTGTGTATTGATCAATTCGAATTTCCTAATATTCCTTGTGAATATCCTGTAGTGTGGACGCCCGCGTCCTCGGCGAAAAAGATTTGTGAATCCATCGGCAAGCGAGTCTGTAATTCCCATGAGTGGGAAGGCGCATGTGCGGGGTCTACGGACGAAAAAAATCCTTATCGCTTTGATCTTGCGGATCTCAAACAAAGACGGAGCGCCTATAATAACTCTCGCCAGGTGATCTGGGCGTTTTCTCACGATCCCGCTTTAGCTCATATTCAGGACACCCGTGAGCTCTGCGGTGTGTACTCTGCCAACGATCCTGACTTTGCGGACTACTTGAAGAACGGAAAAGCGAGTGAATACTTCAACTCCATCGGAAAATCCAACACGTGTCACAAAAAACCGTCGGACTACGCCACTTGCGGGACGAACACATGGCCTGCTGGTTTTAAGCATCGCTGTAAGAGTTTTTACGATGTTTACGATATGCATGGGAACGTGGCGGAGGTGACAAACTTTCCAAGATCCCCGGGCGGCCTTGCGACCGTCGGAAACACCGACCGCACAGAACGCAAAGGTTCGTTCTTCGTGACCCGAGTGGGTGGGGGAATGAAGTACCCCGATGATTGCCGAGTAAGACAGCCCTACGAGCATTTTAATGACTACGCTACAGATAAGCACTCTTACTATCAAGAGGGA
Proteins encoded:
- a CDS encoding glycosyltransferase, giving the protein MGSFKHLRIFILMLALSLGSLATAQANICLDLFAHSRWVSNKSSHAFLRVEYPTYSAPERAQQVFDNYNDSLQLVGQLGATSDSPALTIVIPAYKEAARLPRSVQRIKDFFEVFPFPVEVMIRIEKSPDNTVEVTQQAVGQSPIFKVFPHPVQRGKGYAVKQGMLEANGAYILFMDADLSTPLPEVFNILASAYKNQNVDVFIGDRHHKESDVTQKQSFRRQVIGSVFRFITTTTLSTVGLKGICDTQCGFKMFSAPAAQKVFNLIETNGFAFDVEALMLSSRLGFEVMPIPIQWVDDARSTVNPIVDAPKMLIDTIKMHRRIRNRTFEGNENE